One genomic segment of Chitinophaga sancti includes these proteins:
- a CDS encoding helical backbone metal receptor — translation MDTTFSDLPLKDQTGHPVRLSFPPHRIVSLVPSQTELLFDLGLCDEIVGVTKFCIHPVNDKPHIGGTKKLHIDQIKELKPDLIIANKEENEREQVLSLMADFPVWVTDVHDLESALEMISQISAITDRAAKGAQICSEIKTAFAQLAFFSKNGPPRKKVAYFIWKDPWMVAGGDTFISAILEQCGFENVFKKRTRYPVITLDELQDTDCQLVLLSSEPFPFKEAHLSFFKSLPVQLVDGEMFSWYGSRILCAAAYFRDNFYQNQAFF, via the coding sequence ATGGATACTACCTTTTCTGATTTACCGCTTAAAGATCAAACCGGCCATCCGGTGAGGTTGTCCTTTCCGCCTCACCGGATTGTATCATTAGTTCCTTCGCAAACAGAGTTATTATTTGATCTTGGACTTTGTGATGAGATTGTGGGGGTGACAAAATTTTGTATCCACCCGGTGAATGATAAACCTCATATTGGGGGAACGAAGAAATTACATATAGACCAGATTAAGGAGTTAAAACCGGACCTGATTATTGCTAATAAAGAGGAGAATGAACGGGAGCAGGTCTTATCCTTAATGGCCGATTTTCCTGTTTGGGTGACGGATGTGCATGATTTGGAGAGTGCATTGGAAATGATTTCACAAATTAGTGCGATTACAGACCGGGCAGCAAAGGGGGCGCAAATTTGTTCGGAGATAAAAACAGCCTTTGCGCAGTTGGCCTTTTTTTCTAAAAATGGTCCACCTCGTAAAAAAGTGGCCTATTTCATTTGGAAAGATCCCTGGATGGTAGCCGGTGGAGACACATTTATATCTGCCATACTGGAGCAATGTGGGTTTGAGAACGTTTTTAAAAAAAGGACCCGTTACCCCGTTATCACCCTTGATGAATTACAGGATACTGATTGTCAACTAGTTCTATTATCTTCTGAACCTTTTCCTTTCAAAGAGGCCCATTTATCTTTTTTTAAATCTCTCCCTGTTCAGCTGGTAGATGGAGAAATGTTTAGCTGGTATGGCAGTAGAATCTTGTGCGCTGCGGCTTATTTTCGGGATAATTTCTATCAAAATCAGGCTTTTTTTTGA